From Elephas maximus indicus isolate mEleMax1 chromosome 1, mEleMax1 primary haplotype, whole genome shotgun sequence, a single genomic window includes:
- the CCN6 gene encoding cellular communication network factor 6 → MQSLLFSILLIASLLQFCCRAQDTGPLDTTPEGSPGEVSEVHQRKQFCHWPCKCPHQKPRCPPGVSLVRDGCGCCKICAKQPGDTCNEAHLCDPHKGLYCDYSADRPRYETGVCTYLVAVGCELNGVHYHNGQVFQPNPLFSCLCVSGVIGCTPLFIPKLADSRCSGTKGEKKADQSNCHLGPLQQQLSRNYKTMPAYRNPPLIWKRKCLVQATKWTPCSRTCGMGISNRVTNENSNCEMRKEKRLCYVQPCNSNISKTVKIPKGKTCQPTFQLSKAEKFVFSGCSSTQSYKPIFCGICLDKRCCIPNKSKMITIQFDCPDEGSFKWKMLWITSCVCQRNCRDPGDIFSELMIL, encoded by the exons ATGCAGAGCCTCCTCTTTTCCATTCTTCTCATCGCTAGCTTGTTACAG TTCTGCTGCAGGGCACAGGACACTGGGCCGTTGGACACGACACCTGAAGGAAGCCCTGGAGAAGTATCAGAAGTGCATCAGCGTAAGCAGTTTTGTCACTGGCCCTGTAAATGCCCTCATCAGAAGCCCAGGTGCCCTCCTGGAGTGAGCTTGGTGAGGGATGGCTGTGGATGCTGCAAAATCTGTGCCAAACAACCAGGGGACACCTGCAATGAAGCCCACCTCTGTGACCCGCACAAAGGGCTATACTGTGATTATTCAGCAGACAGGCCTAGGTATGAGACTGGAGTGTGTACCT atcTTGTAGCTGTTGGATGTGAGCTCAATGGGGTGCATTATCATAACGGCCAAGTGTTTCAGCCCAATCCCCTGTTTAGCTGCCTTTGTGTGAGTGGGGTAATCGGATGCACACCTCTGTTCATACCAAAGCTGGCTGACAGTCGCTGCTCTGGGACTAAAGGCGAAAAGAAGGCTGATCAATCAAACTGTCATCTGGGACCATTACAACAGCAGCTCTCAAGAAACTATAAAACTATGCCAG cttATAGGAATCCCCCacttatttggaaaagaaaatgtcTTGTGCAGGCAACAAAGTGGACACCGTGTTCCAGAACATGTGGGATGGGAATATCTAATAGGGTAACCAATGAAAACAGCAACTGTGaaatgagaaaagagaaaaggcTGTGTTATGTTCAGCCTTGCAACAGTAATATATCAAAGACAGTAAAG atCCCCAAAGGAAAAACATGCCAACCTACTTTCCAACTCTCGAAAGCTGAAAAATTTGTCTTTTCTGGATGCTCAAGTACTCAGAGCTACAAACCCATTTTCTGTGGAATATGCCTGGATAAGAGATGCTGCATCCCTAATAAGTCTAAAATGATCACCATTCAGTTTGATTGCCCAGATGAAGGGTCGTTTAAATGGAAGATGCTGTGGATTACATCTTGTGTATGTCAGAGGAACTGCAGAGATCCAGGAGATATATTTTCTGAGCTCATGATTCTATAA